The nucleotide sequence AGCAGCATCAAAATTCGTACAGGCTATACTTAACGATGAAGAACTCAGACAACGCACAGAAAAAATGAAGCCCGAGGATGCTGTGCCGCTCGGTAAGGAAATGGGCTACGACTTCACACTTGAAGAGTTCACAGACGTTATGAACGAGGATCGGGAGCTTTACCGGGAGCTTTCCCCGGACGAGCTTGAAGCGGTAGCGGGGGGAGACTCAAAGACGAGATACAGTATGGGGTGGTATGCTTCGGGACTGGGTTACAATAAGAAGTATCAGAACTCTGACGCATCTCATAAAAACAAAGCAAACTTTTGTAATGGTGATCCTAACGGTCCAAGACATCAATTTGTTTTATCTATTGAGGACAGAGCACAATTTTTCGGTGCTTGGACAAATACTTATGCAGTATATAAGTGTTCACTTTGCAACTATAAGACGGAAA is from Lachnospiraceae bacterium C1.1 and encodes:
- a CDS encoding Nif11-like leader peptide family RiPP precursor, translating into MAKEAASKFVQAILNDEELRQRTEKMKPEDAVPLGKEMGYDFTLEEFTDVMNEDRELYRELSPDELEAVAGGDSKTRYSMGWYASGLGYNKKYQNSDASHKNKANFCNGDPNGPRHQFVLSIEDRAQFFGAWTNTYAVYKCSLCNYKTEIHIKFGEGGEIIRVD